From Vreelandella neptunia, the proteins below share one genomic window:
- the fabV gene encoding enoyl-ACP reductase FabV — protein MIIKPKVRGFICTTTHPIGCEQNVREQIEATRARGLDKQAGPKKVLVIGASSGYGLAARITAAFGYGADTLGVFFEKPATDKKPGTAGWYNSAAFDKFAKQEGLYSKSINGDAFSHEAREKAIELIKQDMGEIDLVVYSLASPVRKLPDSGELKRSSLKPIGETYRATAIDTNKDAIIEAEVEPATQQEIDDTITVMGGEDWELWMEALDQAGVLAKGARSVAFSYIGTEITWPIYWHGALGKAKEDLDRAAAAIDAKLKETGGGANVAVLKSVVTQASAAIPVMPLYIAMVYRIMKEQGLHEGTIDQLNRLFGEQLYSPQGKRGEMVTDEVGRLRLDDWELRDDVQQACQDLWPEVTTENLFEITDYAGYKHEFLKLFGFERDDVDYDADVNPEVTFDVVNL, from the coding sequence GTGATTATTAAACCCAAAGTACGCGGCTTTATTTGTACCACTACTCATCCCATCGGCTGCGAGCAGAACGTTCGCGAACAGATTGAAGCGACCCGTGCTCGTGGTTTGGATAAGCAGGCTGGCCCAAAAAAAGTACTCGTCATTGGGGCTTCAAGTGGCTACGGGTTGGCAGCGCGCATCACAGCTGCGTTTGGCTACGGTGCCGACACCCTGGGTGTGTTCTTTGAAAAGCCTGCTACTGATAAGAAACCCGGCACCGCAGGTTGGTACAACAGTGCCGCCTTCGATAAGTTTGCCAAGCAGGAAGGGCTGTATAGCAAGTCGATTAACGGCGATGCGTTCTCCCATGAAGCACGGGAAAAAGCCATTGAACTGATCAAGCAGGACATGGGTGAGATCGATCTGGTGGTTTACTCACTGGCATCACCCGTTCGCAAGCTGCCGGATAGCGGCGAGCTTAAGCGCTCGAGCCTCAAGCCAATTGGCGAAACTTACCGCGCCACGGCTATCGATACCAATAAAGACGCGATTATCGAAGCAGAAGTAGAGCCAGCCACCCAGCAGGAAATCGACGACACCATTACGGTAATGGGGGGCGAAGATTGGGAACTGTGGATGGAAGCGCTTGACCAAGCGGGTGTGCTTGCTAAAGGTGCGCGTAGCGTGGCGTTTAGCTATATCGGCACTGAAATCACCTGGCCGATCTACTGGCACGGAGCGCTGGGTAAAGCCAAGGAAGACCTTGACCGCGCCGCAGCGGCTATCGACGCCAAGCTGAAAGAGACCGGTGGCGGTGCCAATGTGGCGGTACTCAAGTCGGTGGTCACCCAGGCGAGCGCGGCCATTCCGGTAATGCCGCTGTATATCGCCATGGTCTACCGCATCATGAAAGAGCAGGGCCTGCACGAAGGCACGATCGATCAGTTAAACCGTCTGTTCGGCGAGCAGCTCTACTCACCCCAAGGCAAGCGCGGTGAAATGGTAACTGATGAGGTAGGGCGCCTGCGTTTAGATGACTGGGAGTTGCGCGATGACGTTCAGCAAGCGTGCCAGGATCTGTGGCCGGAAGTGACGACCGAAAACTTATTCGAGATTACCGACTATGCTGGTTATAAGCACGAATTCTTGAAGCTATTTGGCTTTGAGCGTGATGACGTAGATTACGATGCCGACGTTAACCCAGAGGTTACGTTTGATGTCGTAAACCTGTAA
- a CDS encoding DUF7079 family protein — protein sequence MNAQQLVDERGDLWLALAPLWLDREPSERDYARMVEVVERYDMTLNELEWMFRLEMAPVMSRHQLSIASEWRQFDDYKLMKQLVNHNMRLKGWRRKSWALFSGLTTMMVRHRWNALMNRIAVARGEQV from the coding sequence ATGAATGCACAGCAGCTAGTAGATGAACGCGGCGATCTTTGGCTAGCGCTAGCCCCGCTGTGGCTGGATCGTGAACCCAGCGAGCGCGATTACGCGCGTATGGTCGAGGTCGTAGAGCGCTATGATATGACCCTTAACGAGCTCGAATGGATGTTCCGCCTGGAAATGGCACCGGTGATGTCTCGCCACCAGCTTTCAATCGCCAGCGAGTGGCGACAATTTGACGACTATAAGCTGATGAAGCAGTTGGTCAATCACAACATGCGCCTGAAGGGCTGGCGCCGCAAAAGCTGGGCGCTGTTTTCAGGCTTAACGACCATGATGGTGCGTCACCGCTGGAACGCGCTAATGAATCGTATAGCAGTCGCGCGGGGCGAGCAGGTATAG
- a CDS encoding glutathione peroxidase gives MQIYDQDCYTHQGLPFNLRALRGQVLLVVNVASQCGFTPQLSELETLFQRYRDRGFTVLGFPCNQFGRQSPESAQAFCQFGEQQFGVSFPLLEKVNVNGSDAHPLFVLLKREAPGVLGTQLIKWNFTKFLVGRDGKVIARFGPRDHGRPLRLALEEALDQTYP, from the coding sequence ATGCAAATATACGACCAAGACTGCTATACCCACCAAGGGCTGCCGTTCAACTTACGTGCGCTGCGCGGCCAGGTGCTGCTGGTGGTGAACGTTGCCAGCCAGTGCGGTTTTACCCCGCAGCTCAGCGAACTCGAAACCCTTTTTCAACGCTATCGGGACCGAGGCTTCACCGTGCTCGGTTTCCCGTGTAATCAATTTGGCCGCCAGTCGCCGGAGAGCGCTCAAGCGTTTTGCCAGTTTGGGGAACAGCAGTTTGGAGTCAGTTTTCCGCTACTGGAAAAGGTCAATGTCAATGGCAGTGATGCCCATCCACTGTTTGTGCTGCTCAAGCGCGAGGCGCCTGGAGTCCTAGGCACACAGCTGATTAAATGGAATTTTACCAAGTTCCTGGTGGGGCGTGATGGCAAGGTGATTGCCCGCTTTGGGCCTCGCGACCACGGGCGTCCATTGCGTTTGGCTTTGGAAGAAGCCTTGGATCAAACTTACCCATAA
- a CDS encoding LysE family translocator, whose product MPLTLWLSLAAICAMGAMSPGPSLALVLRHTLGGGRFTGVTAAVFHAFGVGFYALLTVWGLGAIIAGFPLLFQLITWFGAAYLAWLGVKALRAGKAGALEPNAIVTSRGQAAKEGVLVALGNPKLILFFVALLSQFVTPEMSGLAKAIIVLTAMIIDGGWYVLVAVVLSHSQILPWLQRRAHWINRITGVLLIALALRVVAGPLV is encoded by the coding sequence ATGCCGTTAACACTCTGGCTATCACTCGCCGCGATTTGTGCCATGGGCGCTATGTCGCCAGGGCCGAGCCTGGCACTGGTGCTTCGCCATACGTTGGGTGGTGGGCGTTTTACTGGAGTGACCGCGGCAGTCTTCCATGCCTTCGGCGTAGGCTTTTATGCGCTCCTGACCGTTTGGGGGCTAGGTGCGATAATCGCTGGCTTTCCGCTGCTGTTCCAGCTGATTACTTGGTTCGGCGCGGCTTATTTGGCGTGGCTAGGGGTTAAAGCGCTGCGTGCCGGGAAAGCGGGTGCCTTGGAGCCTAATGCGATTGTCACTAGCCGAGGGCAAGCGGCCAAAGAGGGCGTGTTAGTGGCATTAGGCAACCCGAAGCTGATTCTGTTTTTTGTCGCGCTGCTGAGCCAGTTTGTGACCCCGGAGATGAGTGGACTGGCCAAAGCGATCATTGTGTTAACGGCAATGATCATTGACGGGGGATGGTACGTGCTGGTGGCGGTGGTGCTTTCCCACTCGCAGATTCTGCCCTGGCTACAGCGGCGTGCCCACTGGATTAACCGCATCACAGGCGTCCTGTTAATCGCGTTGGCGCTACGCGTGGTCGCCGGACCGCTGGTGTAA
- a CDS encoding YebC/PmpR family DNA-binding transcriptional regulator produces the protein MGRAFQNRKESMAKTADAKTKVYSKYGREIYVCAKAGGTDPNGNLALRGLMERAKKDQVPSHVIDKALDKASGAGGEDFSSARYEGFGPGNVMVIVDCLTDNPNRTFGDVRGCFTKTKSKIGTPGSVSHMFDHCAIFSFTGSDEEAVLEALMEADVDVTDIEQEGERITVFAPHTDYAKAKQALLDAFGEIDFEADEIQFLPQTTTPVEGDDVAMFEKFLGMLNELDDVQNVYHSGELPEESDS, from the coding sequence ATGGGTAGGGCTTTTCAGAACCGTAAGGAATCCATGGCCAAAACGGCCGATGCAAAGACCAAGGTCTACAGCAAATATGGACGCGAGATTTACGTTTGCGCTAAAGCTGGTGGCACCGACCCTAATGGCAATCTGGCGCTGCGCGGTCTAATGGAGCGGGCCAAAAAAGACCAAGTGCCCTCTCACGTTATTGATAAAGCGCTCGACAAAGCCAGTGGTGCCGGTGGCGAGGATTTCTCGTCCGCACGTTACGAAGGCTTCGGTCCAGGCAATGTGATGGTGATTGTCGATTGTCTTACCGACAACCCCAACCGTACCTTTGGCGATGTGCGCGGCTGCTTCACCAAAACCAAGAGCAAAATCGGCACGCCCGGTAGCGTCAGCCATATGTTTGACCACTGCGCTATCTTCTCCTTCACCGGAAGCGATGAAGAAGCCGTACTCGAAGCGCTGATGGAAGCCGATGTGGATGTTACCGACATTGAGCAAGAGGGCGAGCGCATCACCGTTTTCGCCCCGCACACCGACTACGCTAAAGCCAAACAGGCGCTACTGGACGCGTTCGGTGAGATTGACTTCGAGGCAGACGAGATCCAGTTTCTGCCGCAAACCACCACCCCGGTAGAGGGTGATGACGTGGCAATGTTTGAAAAGTTTCTGGGCATGCTCAACGAACTGGATGATGTACAAAACGTCTATCACAGCGGTGAATTACCCGAAGAGAGTGATAGCTAA
- a CDS encoding mechanosensitive ion channel family protein, whose product MEEQQKYARLFNDIDSQALITLGVVLLSTIVLIIASQRGLNWIGNRMHGQVRFRIFALVPMTRLLILMTALAIIVPTIIEPSLRNMVTLLGALGLAIGFAMKDYVSSLIAGVVSAVELPYRPGDWVQIEDTYGEVKHVGLRTVDIQTPDDDLVYVPHLKLWDHAVYNANNGGTSLQCVASFYLHPEHEAGWVRKALRDVALTSAYLKFDQPIIVVAEEKPWGTHYRIRAYPVDPRQQFLFITDLTLRGKKVLSAAGVQSAMLPPDAALDTRNAVGSAYSRGND is encoded by the coding sequence ATGGAAGAACAACAAAAGTACGCGCGACTGTTTAACGATATCGATAGCCAAGCGCTGATTACGTTGGGCGTAGTGCTGCTATCAACCATTGTGCTGATTATTGCCAGCCAGAGGGGGCTGAACTGGATCGGCAATCGAATGCATGGCCAAGTTCGCTTTCGTATTTTTGCTTTAGTGCCGATGACGCGCTTGCTGATATTAATGACGGCACTCGCCATCATCGTACCCACGATTATCGAGCCGTCGCTACGCAATATGGTGACCCTGTTGGGCGCACTGGGCTTGGCCATTGGCTTTGCCATGAAAGATTACGTGAGCAGCTTGATAGCGGGCGTTGTTTCAGCGGTAGAACTGCCTTATCGGCCCGGCGATTGGGTTCAAATTGAAGATACCTACGGCGAAGTCAAACACGTTGGCTTACGCACCGTAGACATCCAAACTCCTGACGATGATTTGGTCTATGTGCCGCATTTAAAGCTGTGGGATCACGCCGTTTATAATGCCAACAACGGCGGTACCAGCCTGCAGTGCGTAGCGAGTTTTTACCTTCACCCAGAGCACGAGGCAGGCTGGGTACGGAAAGCGCTGCGTGATGTAGCGCTGACCAGTGCCTACCTTAAATTCGACCAGCCGATCATTGTGGTGGCTGAGGAGAAACCCTGGGGCACCCACTACCGCATACGCGCCTATCCGGTGGATCCCCGTCAGCAGTTTTTGTTTATTACCGATCTCACCTTGCGCGGTAAGAAAGTGCTGAGTGCCGCGGGCGTGCAGTCAGCAATGTTGCCACCGGATGCGGCCTTGGATACCCGCAACGCTGTGGGGTCAGCTTACTCAAGAGGTAATGATTAG